A genomic window from Terrisporobacter glycolicus ATCC 14880 = DSM 1288 includes:
- a CDS encoding DUF3810 domain-containing protein: protein MVIKKFRIISISLLILGVLLNVITNNMPNLVEKYYSNGINIYIIKFMSKIFSIFPFSLFEILIYIAVLSMLIFLIYSIYFILKNPRKTFVYLKNSILNIISVVGIVYFLFVVLWGINYNRMDLKDSLIADYNISHNENIKNVNYDKDDLVNLYKFLVGKCNDTRNKVLEDDKNVMKCNTNRKEVLKRANNGYENVSILNLNKIGNYAHAKAILNSNLLCYTGITGIYSPFTGEANVNIAAPDIYIPFTTLHEMAHQRGYGSEDECNFLAYLACINNGDFDFQYSGYILALKYTASALAKVDYDKFKDLSSNLSQSVKNDLNNSSEFWSKYEGKVNEVSDKMNNNYLKANGVKEGTASYGDVVNLFLVYYSLYGFN, encoded by the coding sequence ATGGTAATAAAAAAGTTTAGAATTATATCTATTTCCTTGTTAATACTAGGTGTTTTACTTAATGTAATCACAAATAATATGCCGAATTTGGTGGAGAAATATTATTCCAATGGAATTAACATATACATTATAAAATTTATGAGTAAGATTTTTAGTATTTTTCCTTTTTCTTTATTTGAAATTCTAATTTATATTGCAGTATTGTCTATGTTAATATTTTTGATTTACTCAATTTATTTTATACTTAAAAATCCTAGAAAGACTTTTGTTTACTTAAAAAATTCAATATTAAATATAATATCCGTAGTAGGTATAGTTTATTTTCTGTTTGTTGTATTATGGGGAATAAATTACAATCGCATGGATTTGAAAGACTCGTTAATTGCAGATTATAATATAAGTCATAATGAAAATATTAAAAACGTTAATTATGATAAAGATGATTTAGTAAATTTATATAAGTTTTTAGTTGGAAAATGTAATGATACAAGGAATAAAGTTTTGGAAGATGATAAAAATGTAATGAAATGTAATACAAATCGCAAAGAAGTTTTGAAAAGAGCTAATAATGGATATGAAAATGTTAGTATTTTAAATTTAAATAAAATAGGAAATTATGCTCATGCAAAAGCAATATTGAACTCAAATTTATTATGTTACACAGGAATAACAGGAATTTACTCACCTTTTACAGGAGAAGCAAATGTAAATATTGCTGCACCAGATATTTATATTCCTTTTACCACATTACATGAAATGGCTCATCAAAGGGGTTATGGCAGTGAAGATGAGTGTAACTTTTTAGCTTATTTAGCTTGTATAAATAATGGAGACTTTGATTTTCAATACTCAGGATATATATTAGCACTTAAATACACAGCATCAGCTCTTGCAAAAGTAGACTATGATAAATTTAAAGATTTAAGTAGTAATTTATCTCAATCAGTAAAAAATGACTTAAATAATAGTAGTGAGTTTTGGAGTAAATATGAAGGAAAGGTAAATGAAGTATCAGACAAAATGAATAACAATTATTTAAAAGCTAATGGAGTAAAAGAAGGTACAGCAAGTTATGGAGACGTAGTTAACTTATTTTTAGTGTATTACAGTTTATATGGATTTAATTAA
- a CDS encoding response regulator transcription factor, with amino-acid sequence MDIFIIEDDIALSREISLTLSKWGYSACEVNDFENITDEVLQCNPKLILMDVNLPCYDGFYWCSQIRNFMKVPIIFISSRDNDMDIIMSINMGGDDYITKPFSPQILVAKIQAILRRTYSYNNDLKSEIIKFKDITLNIVDAKIYFKDENTELTKNELKIMKILMENQEKIVSRDEIIEELWDTDEFISENTLTVNVNRLRKKLDSIGLNDFIETKKGQGYIIK; translated from the coding sequence ATGGATATTTTTATAATAGAAGATGATATAGCTTTAAGCAGAGAAATTAGCTTAACTTTAAGTAAGTGGGGATACAGCGCTTGTGAAGTGAATGATTTTGAAAATATAACAGATGAGGTTTTACAATGTAATCCAAAATTAATTTTAATGGATGTTAATTTACCTTGTTATGATGGATTTTATTGGTGTTCACAAATTAGAAATTTTATGAAAGTGCCAATAATATTTATTTCTTCTAGAGATAATGATATGGATATAATAATGTCCATAAATATGGGGGGAGATGACTACATTACTAAACCTTTCTCGCCACAAATTTTAGTTGCAAAAATTCAAGCCATACTTAGAAGAACTTATTCTTATAATAATGACTTAAAAAGTGAAATAATAAAATTCAAAGATATAACACTGAATATAGTTGACGCCAAGATATACTTTAAAGATGAAAATACAGAGCTTACTAAAAATGAGTTGAAAATAATGAAAATATTAATGGAAAATCAAGAAAAAATCGTAAGTAGAGATGAAATAATAGAAGAACTTTGGGATACAGATGAATTTATAAGTGAAAATACTTTAACAGTAAATGTTAATAGGTTGAGAAAGAAACTAGACTCAATAGGACTAAATGACTTTATAGAAACTAAAAAAGGACAAGGATATATAATAAAATGA
- a CDS encoding sensor histidine kinase, whose translation MSLIKYLREVKIFLILIILIMLIVDVTMLLDPNLSNSMDTLIYIDILSILSVVIFIFIGYGNYKKKIKKLINSIHNIREEHDDLERDYIYKNVKHLIEENEKEVDSLRNELEDINDYMTNWIHEVKIPISVLQIIGKRVNEIDNRRELSKQINSEVSRIDKLVEQAMYSSRAGNYNSDFIINEVNLDQVVKEVIKKNKYQFIYNKIDLNVNQLNKTVLTDKKWITHIIELIIDNAIKYSHMGGKIEIYLKENKKACELHIKDHGMGIVPQDIERIFDKGFTGENGRKKTKSTGMGLYISKKILNKLSHDINVISTPNEFCDIYITFYNLSDYFNVT comes from the coding sequence ATGAGTTTAATAAAATATTTAAGAGAAGTAAAAATATTTTTGATTTTAATAATTTTAATAATGTTAATAGTTGATGTTACCATGCTACTAGATCCTAATTTAAGTAATAGTATGGATACTTTAATTTATATTGATATTTTATCAATTTTATCTGTTGTTATTTTCATATTTATTGGATATGGCAATTATAAGAAAAAAATAAAAAAACTTATAAATTCAATACATAACATAAGAGAAGAACATGATGATTTGGAAAGGGATTATATTTATAAGAATGTAAAACATTTAATTGAAGAGAATGAGAAAGAAGTAGATAGTTTAAGAAATGAATTAGAAGATATAAATGATTACATGACAAACTGGATTCATGAAGTGAAGATTCCAATTTCGGTTCTCCAAATAATAGGAAAAAGAGTAAATGAAATTGATAATAGGAGGGAATTATCTAAGCAAATTAACAGTGAAGTTAGTCGTATAGATAAACTAGTGGAACAAGCAATGTATTCAAGTCGAGCAGGAAACTATAATTCAGACTTTATAATAAATGAAGTAAACTTGGATCAAGTAGTAAAAGAAGTAATAAAGAAAAATAAATATCAATTTATATATAACAAAATTGATTTGAATGTTAATCAGTTAAATAAAACTGTTCTTACTGATAAAAAATGGATTACTCATATAATTGAGCTAATAATTGATAATGCAATCAAGTATAGTCATATGGGTGGAAAAATAGAAATTTATTTGAAGGAAAATAAAAAAGCATGTGAACTTCATATAAAAGACCATGGTATGGGAATTGTACCTCAAGATATAGAAAGAATATTTGACAAAGGATTCACTGGAGAAAATGGAAGAAAGAAAACAAAATCAACGGGTATGGGACTTTATATATCAAAGAAAATCTTAAATAAATTAAGTCACGATATAAATGTAATATCAACGCCAAATGAATTTTGTGATATATATATTACTTTCTACAACTTATCAGATTACTTCAATGTGACATAA